In a genomic window of Pedobacter sp. KBS0701:
- a CDS encoding MFS transporter, with translation MNSEQTQTKWAQFIPLVTVFFFWGFVAASNDILIPVFKKAFDLSQAESQLVSLAFYIAYTVGALIYNGISVLIGQDIVNKLGYKNSLALGLVISALGTLLFYPAANLHSFPLMLSGLFIVALGFSLQQTVANPLAIALGPIKTGSQRLTLAGGINNFGTTIGPLIVSFAIFGSAANANTNISVESVKIPYLILGVAFIAVAIFLKMSSLPDRPALVEASADDTKSIKGSALQYPQLVLGMIAIFVYVGVEVSTASNLPAYMEKDLGFAIKDIAPYISLYWASMMIGRWTGAVEAFTDNISTQKVLRFIAPYLAFGIFLAVNAIAKHDLAPFYVYALIILVLIAADMASKGNPARMLLIFSAIGITALLIGMFTKGMVSVYAITSVGLFCSTLWPCIFTLAVSGLGKHTSQGSSFLIMMIMGGGIISWAQGAVSEFTGIQHSYIVGIICFAYLAFYAWKVASILRSQGINFDQKISGGH, from the coding sequence ATGAATTCAGAACAAACGCAAACCAAGTGGGCGCAGTTTATCCCACTGGTCACTGTATTCTTCTTTTGGGGCTTTGTAGCCGCCAGTAATGACATTCTCATCCCGGTATTTAAAAAGGCTTTTGATTTATCGCAGGCCGAAAGTCAGCTGGTTTCGCTGGCATTTTACATTGCTTACACGGTGGGTGCTTTAATTTATAATGGTATTTCTGTTTTAATAGGACAAGATATTGTAAACAAACTGGGCTATAAAAATTCGTTGGCACTGGGTTTGGTTATTTCCGCACTTGGGACCTTGTTATTTTATCCGGCGGCAAACCTGCACTCATTTCCTTTAATGCTTTCGGGTTTATTTATTGTGGCACTGGGTTTCTCGTTACAACAAACGGTAGCTAATCCTTTAGCAATTGCCCTGGGCCCGATTAAAACCGGTTCGCAGCGTTTAACACTTGCCGGAGGTATTAATAACTTTGGTACAACCATTGGGCCGCTTATTGTAAGTTTCGCCATTTTTGGTTCTGCTGCAAACGCCAATACCAACATCAGCGTAGAAAGCGTTAAAATTCCTTATTTAATATTGGGAGTAGCTTTTATTGCAGTAGCAATTTTCTTAAAAATGTCATCTTTACCTGATAGACCTGCTTTGGTGGAAGCGTCAGCAGATGATACTAAATCGATTAAGGGATCAGCTTTGCAATATCCACAATTGGTTTTGGGTATGATTGCTATTTTTGTTTACGTAGGTGTTGAGGTATCAACCGCGAGTAATTTGCCTGCTTACATGGAAAAAGATCTTGGTTTTGCCATTAAAGATATTGCTCCTTATATCTCGTTATACTGGGCTAGTATGATGATTGGGCGTTGGACAGGTGCTGTTGAAGCTTTTACTGATAATATCAGCACACAAAAAGTATTGCGTTTTATTGCACCATATTTAGCTTTTGGTATTTTCTTAGCTGTTAACGCCATTGCGAAACATGATTTGGCTCCATTTTATGTATATGCATTGATTATTCTGGTATTAATTGCTGCTGATATGGCGAGTAAAGGTAATCCTGCCAGAATGTTATTGATTTTTTCGGCAATTGGTATTACTGCATTGTTAATCGGAATGTTTACTAAAGGAATGGTAAGTGTTTATGCTATTACCAGTGTAGGTTTATTCTGTAGTACATTATGGCCTTGTATTTTTACTTTAGCTGTAAGTGGCTTGGGTAAGCACACCAGTCAGGGAAGTAGTTTCCTGATCATGATGATTATGGGCGGTGGTATCATTAGCTGGGCGCAGGGTGCAGTATCAGAGTTTACAGGTATTCAACACAGTTACATCGTAGGAATCATTTGTTTTGCTTACCTGGCATTTTATGCCTGGAAAGTGGCATCAATATTAAGATCACAAGGAATTAACTTCGACCAGAAAATTTCTGGCGGACATTAA
- a CDS encoding type II toxin-antitoxin system VapC family toxin, producing the protein MIYLLDTHVFLWAIIDTKRLSNEAISIIENNENTILVSAISLWEISLKYALGKLNLIGLEPNELSSQAKDLGFDLMPVSPELAASHYKLNAIWHKDPFDRMLIWQAIQNDITLISKDENINKYQSAGLKIIW; encoded by the coding sequence ATGATTTATTTGTTAGATACTCATGTGTTTTTATGGGCAATAATTGATACAAAAAGACTTTCAAACGAAGCAATATCTATTATTGAAAATAATGAAAATACAATTCTTGTAAGCGCCATCAGCCTTTGGGAAATATCTTTAAAATATGCACTTGGTAAACTTAATCTTATAGGGTTAGAGCCTAATGAATTGTCGAGCCAAGCAAAAGATTTGGGCTTTGACTTAATGCCGGTTTCACCAGAGTTGGCAGCAAGTCATTATAAATTAAATGCCATCTGGCATAAAGATCCATTTGACAGGATGTTAATATGGCAGGCCATTCAGAATGATATTACTTTAATCAGCAAAGATGAAAATATTAATAAATACCAATCAGCAGGTTTAAAGATTATCTGGTAA
- a CDS encoding LysE family translocator, translated as MFEAILLGIGAGIISSFLTGPVFFAMIKTSIERGFKAGFSLAVGVIISDVILIGLVLFGSQFVDYKAEFDKYVGSIGGIFLLAVGIYYLVSKITVHYDSTTLQKVSKRGYVLKGFLMCILTPSTLMFWIIVSGIISVKLNNMLNEKLVCFFIAMATQLSIDGAKSFYSSKLRYKIKEDALKKLNKIAGVVIIFFAFWLIIKTYLKFYA; from the coding sequence ATGTTTGAAGCCATATTACTAGGTATAGGAGCAGGGATTATTTCGTCGTTTTTAACAGGGCCGGTTTTTTTTGCAATGATTAAAACCAGCATAGAAAGGGGTTTCAAAGCTGGTTTTTCTTTAGCTGTTGGTGTAATTATTAGTGATGTGATCTTGATAGGTCTGGTTCTTTTTGGTAGTCAGTTTGTCGATTATAAAGCCGAATTTGATAAATACGTAGGCAGTATTGGCGGTATATTTTTACTTGCCGTTGGTATTTATTACCTGGTTTCTAAAATCACCGTGCATTATGATAGTACCACACTACAAAAAGTGAGTAAACGGGGTTATGTGCTTAAAGGTTTTTTAATGTGCATCCTCACTCCTTCTACCCTCATGTTCTGGATTATTGTGAGCGGTATTATTTCCGTTAAGCTCAACAATATGCTTAATGAGAAATTAGTCTGCTTTTTTATTGCCATGGCCACACAACTCAGTATTGATGGCGCTAAGAGTTTTTACTCGAGCAAGCTCCGGTATAAAATAAAAGAAGATGCGCTTAAGAAACTGAATAAAATTGCAGGTGTAGTGATTATCTTTTTTGCCTTCTGGCTTATTATTAAAACCTATCTGAAGTTTTACGCATAA
- the guaA gene encoding glutamine-hydrolyzing GMP synthase — MQEKIIIVDFGSQFTQLIARRVRELNIYCEIYPYNNLPEITDDVKGVIFSGSPYSVRQEDAPQIDLSKYHLKYPLLAVCYGAQYIAQHSGGAVQPSSTREYGRANLNFVNQENKLFKGINIDSQVWMSHGDTITDIPENFELIASTDSVKVAAYHIKDSDTYAIQFHPEVTHSIDGKILLENFLVDICGCSQDWTSAAFVETTIADIKATVGNDKVVLALSGGVDSSVAAVLLHKAIGTNLHCIFVDNGLLRKNEYESVLEQYKDFGLNIKGVDAKDKFLSQLAGVEDPEQKRKIIGRVFIEVFDEESHLIQDVKWLAQGTIYPDIIESVSVKGPSATIKSHHNVGGLPDFMKLKVVEPLKTLFKDEVRRVGTALGLESFILGRHPFPGPGLGIRIIGEVTAEKVAILQDADKIYIDNLKEAGLYDQVWQAGAIFLPVRSVGVMGDERTYENVIALRAVESLDGMTADWCHLPYPVLAKISNEIINKVKGINRVVYDISSKPPATIEWE, encoded by the coding sequence ATGCAAGAAAAAATCATTATCGTCGATTTTGGTTCGCAATTTACACAACTCATCGCTCGTAGGGTTCGCGAACTAAATATTTACTGTGAAATATATCCATACAACAATCTTCCTGAGATTACAGATGACGTAAAAGGTGTTATCTTTTCGGGTAGCCCATACTCTGTTCGCCAGGAAGATGCGCCTCAAATTGATTTATCAAAATACCACTTAAAATATCCTTTACTGGCGGTTTGTTATGGCGCACAATATATTGCACAACATTCCGGTGGTGCAGTTCAGCCATCTTCAACACGCGAATATGGCCGTGCTAACCTGAATTTTGTAAACCAGGAGAATAAATTATTTAAAGGCATCAACATCGATTCGCAAGTTTGGATGAGCCATGGCGATACCATTACCGATATTCCTGAAAATTTTGAACTGATTGCCAGTACAGACAGTGTTAAAGTTGCGGCTTACCACATTAAAGATTCTGATACTTATGCCATTCAGTTTCACCCTGAGGTAACGCATAGTATTGATGGGAAAATCCTTTTGGAAAATTTCTTAGTTGATATTTGCGGTTGCAGTCAGGATTGGACTTCAGCTGCATTTGTTGAAACTACAATTGCCGATATTAAAGCTACTGTAGGTAACGATAAAGTTGTTCTGGCACTTTCTGGTGGTGTTGACAGCAGTGTTGCTGCGGTACTTTTGCATAAAGCTATCGGCACAAACCTACACTGTATATTTGTTGATAATGGCTTATTACGTAAAAATGAATATGAAAGTGTTTTAGAGCAGTATAAAGATTTTGGCCTGAACATTAAAGGCGTTGATGCTAAAGATAAATTCTTAAGCCAGTTGGCCGGGGTAGAAGATCCTGAGCAAAAACGTAAAATCATTGGTCGTGTTTTTATCGAAGTTTTCGATGAAGAATCTCACCTTATTCAGGATGTTAAATGGCTGGCCCAAGGTACCATTTATCCTGACATCATCGAATCGGTTTCGGTTAAAGGTCCGTCGGCTACCATTAAATCGCACCACAACGTGGGTGGTTTGCCAGACTTTATGAAACTTAAAGTAGTAGAACCACTTAAAACTTTGTTTAAAGATGAAGTGAGAAGAGTAGGTACTGCCTTAGGCTTAGAATCGTTTATTTTAGGCCGTCACCCTTTCCCTGGACCAGGTTTAGGTATTCGCATTATTGGTGAGGTTACTGCAGAAAAAGTAGCTATCTTACAGGATGCTGATAAAATTTATATCGACAATTTAAAAGAAGCAGGTTTATATGATCAGGTATGGCAGGCAGGAGCCATCTTTTTGCCGGTTAGGTCTGTTGGTGTAATGGGTGATGAGCGTACCTATGAAAATGTAATTGCATTAAGAGCGGTTGAATCATTGGATGGAATGACTGCAGATTGGTGTCATTTGCCTTATCCGGTGTTGGCTAAAATCTCTAACGAAATCATCAATAAAGTTAAAGGGATTAACAGAGTGGTATATGATATCAGCTCTAAACCGCCAGCAACTATTGAGTGGGAATAA
- a CDS encoding dCMP deaminase family protein yields MADKPSFDSIFMNLATDLAARSHCVRAHVGAVLTKDTRIISIGYNGPPAGTHNCDEEWPEHGCARDSKGSCSLALHAEENAILYASKNGSKIEGCTLYTTLSPCIACARLILSSGIKLVYYSKSYAAYKGLPSDEGVDFLRKFGVEVVLIES; encoded by the coding sequence ATGGCAGATAAACCAAGTTTCGATTCGATATTTATGAACCTTGCCACCGATCTGGCAGCCCGTTCGCATTGCGTACGTGCCCATGTTGGTGCAGTGTTAACAAAAGATACCCGCATTATTTCTATTGGCTATAATGGACCACCGGCCGGCACGCACAATTGCGATGAGGAATGGCCAGAGCATGGTTGCGCACGCGATAGTAAGGGAAGCTGTTCATTGGCGTTACATGCAGAAGAAAATGCAATCCTCTATGCCTCAAAAAATGGATCTAAAATAGAAGGTTGTACTTTATATACAACGCTATCTCCCTGTATTGCCTGCGCAAGGTTGATTTTATCTTCAGGAATTAAATTGGTGTATTATTCTAAATCGTATGCAGCTTATAAAGGTTTGCCTAGCGACGAGGGTGTAGATTTTTTACGGAAGTTTGGTGTTGAGGTCGTTTTGATCGAATCGTAG
- a CDS encoding amino acid ABC transporter substrate-binding protein: MNVKKVYGLLVLFMIVLSACSPKIRTPKPETNKPVEKEKPADKKPVKKFSQANVSLLVPFKLDELNLKAATKADIEKYAMPIDFYQGFKLGLDSAAAQGLNFKLNVFDTEDDNAHISLLYKNDRFKQSNLIIGPVFPDGLKFISSYSKENNAIIVSPLAASEPAEFNNPNLVSIVNNIGLHGKKIATYIAKNYNPANTIVVLINPKKTEDEQFAAPIRNYFQTNTKFIVQEYASAYAFETRMIKGKQYAVVLTSADRPFVLPTIEKLYKLKHLPSGGYNLSLFGHPNWVKQNYPTDKLQDLNTIISSSYKIDYKSSAVITFIKKYRYKYGFEPGEYAFKGFDVGYYFGKLLVTYGEDYKDYIVKDKYKGLHNNFSFIHDEKLGYINTSLMLLKFKNFALSPVE; the protein is encoded by the coding sequence ATGAATGTTAAGAAGGTTTACGGATTGCTGGTTTTGTTTATGATAGTTTTGAGTGCTTGTTCGCCTAAAATCAGGACACCTAAGCCCGAAACGAATAAACCGGTTGAAAAAGAGAAACCTGCAGATAAAAAGCCTGTCAAAAAGTTTTCGCAGGCAAATGTTTCCCTGCTTGTTCCATTTAAATTGGATGAGCTGAATTTAAAAGCAGCTACAAAAGCCGATATCGAGAAGTATGCGATGCCTATTGATTTTTATCAGGGTTTTAAATTGGGGCTGGATTCTGCTGCCGCGCAAGGTTTAAATTTTAAACTTAATGTTTTTGATACGGAGGATGACAATGCACATATATCACTCTTGTACAAGAATGATCGTTTCAAACAAAGCAATTTAATCATTGGCCCCGTTTTTCCTGACGGATTAAAGTTTATCTCCAGTTATTCCAAAGAAAATAATGCAATCATTGTATCTCCATTGGCCGCCTCCGAACCTGCTGAGTTTAACAATCCAAATCTGGTATCGATTGTAAATAATATTGGCTTACATGGAAAAAAGATAGCCACATACATTGCTAAAAATTACAATCCAGCTAATACGATAGTGGTATTGATTAACCCTAAAAAAACAGAAGACGAGCAATTTGCAGCACCAATAAGGAACTATTTTCAAACCAATACCAAATTTATTGTGCAGGAGTATGCTTCGGCTTATGCCTTTGAAACAAGGATGATCAAAGGCAAACAATATGCGGTAGTGCTTACCTCCGCCGACCGGCCTTTTGTGCTCCCGACTATCGAAAAACTGTATAAATTAAAACATCTTCCGTCAGGTGGATATAACCTCTCGCTTTTTGGTCACCCGAACTGGGTTAAACAGAATTATCCTACCGATAAATTGCAAGATCTGAATACCATCATTAGTTCATCCTACAAAATAGACTATAAAAGTAGTGCCGTAATTACTTTTATCAAAAAATACCGCTATAAATATGGCTTTGAGCCTGGAGAATATGCTTTTAAAGGATTCGATGTTGGCTATTATTTTGGCAAACTACTGGTAACTTACGGCGAAGATTATAAAGATTATATTGTAAAGGATAAGTACAAAGGGCTGCATAATAATTTTTCATTTATCCATGATGAAAAATTAGGCTATATTAACACCAGTTTAATGCTGTTGAAGTTTAAAAACTTCGCTTTAAGCCCAGTTGAGTAA
- a CDS encoding type II toxin-antitoxin system Phd/YefM family antitoxin, protein MKTMSVGEFKAHFSEVLEDVKAGIGIAVTYGRKKEVIGYFLPESGKNKGKRKLGPLEGKAQVIFNDDFAMTDEELLGL, encoded by the coding sequence ATGAAAACAATGTCGGTTGGGGAATTTAAAGCTCACTTTTCTGAAGTACTTGAAGATGTTAAGGCAGGTATTGGTATTGCCGTAACTTATGGTAGAAAGAAAGAAGTTATTGGTTATTTTCTTCCGGAATCTGGCAAAAATAAAGGTAAAAGAAAATTAGGCCCTTTAGAAGGAAAAGCTCAGGTGATTTTCAATGACGATTTTGCCATGACAGATGAAGAACTTTTAGGGTTATGA